The proteins below are encoded in one region of Thermovirga sp.:
- a CDS encoding MoaD/ThiS family protein: SVGSILEVLTQRYGMLFGEKTLRTDERELDLILILNGRHIEHIGGLSASVKEGDHLAVFPLVGGG, from the coding sequence TCCGTCGGAAGCATCCTGGAAGTCCTGACCCAGAGGTACGGGATGCTCTTCGGCGAGAAGACGCTACGGACCGATGAGCGCGAACTGGACCTGATCCTGATCCTCAACGGGAGGCACATCGAACACATCGGGGGGCTTTCGGCCTCCGTGAAGGAGGGGGACCACCTGGCCGTCTTCCCCCTGGTGGGCGGCGGCTAG